The Spirosoma oryzicola region CTGTCATCGCTGGTCCATGCCGATGCGGATCTGTCCGAAAAATTCATCGATCAGTTGTCCCGAGCGTACCGCTACATTCTGGAGCAAAAGGATAACGAACGGGTATTGCTTAAAACCGAGCTTGAGTTTATTCAGGCGTACCGTTTCTTGCTGAACATTCGCTTCGAAAACAAGTTCGACGTGGTTATCAATGTACCCGAAGCCGATCAGAGTCGGTACAGCATTGCTCCGTTGACCTTGCAACTGCTGGTCGAGAATGCCGTTAAGCACAACCGAATGTCGGCCAAGGAACCGTTGCACGTATACATTCAGCTCGACGGCGAAAATTTGATCGTGCAGAATAATCTCCAGCCGCGCCCGCAATCCGAACATTCGACGGGCGTCGGATTGCAAAACATCATTACCCGATACGCTTTGCTTACCGATCAGCCAGTCTGGGTGGGCGAGAATGAAGGTGATTTTATCGTAAAGATTCCGCTTTTAAACGAGCGAATCCCGGTCAGTGAGCCAGCGGCTAGTACAATCGTCTAATCGCTTAATTGTCTGCTAAACAATGAACGTAGTTATTATCGAAGATGAAAACCTGACGGCCAAACGACTGGAAAGTCTTCTGCACAAGTACGATCCGACCATTAACGTCTTAAGCCGGTTGCCGTCCGTGGCCGAAGCAGTAGGCTGGCTAAGCCAACCAAGCCATCCGGCTATCGATCTGGTGTTTATGGATATTCACCTGGAAGATGATCTGGGCTTCCGGATTTTCGAGCAGGCCAATCTGACCACACCGGTTGTGTTCACGACGGCCTACGACGAATACATGATCCAGGCGTTTAAAGTGAATAGCATCGATTATCTGCTCAAACCGATTAATTACGATGAGCTGGTAGCCGCCATTGAAAAATTCAAGTCGTTCAAGAAGCAGTTTGGCGTAACGAGTCCGCCTACCCCCGATCTGGACACGCTGTTAAGTTTGATTGGCAAGCCCCGCGAAATGGACTACAAAGATCGGTTCATGATCACAGTCGGGAATAAGATCCGGAGCATCAGTACGCACGACATCGCGTATTTTTATCTGGAAGAAAAAATTGTTTTCCTGGTTACAAAGGATGGCTTAAACCTCCCCGTTGACTACAGTCTGGACAAGCTGACGCAGTTGCTTAATCCACGCCATTTTTTTCGCATCAGTCGCCAGTTTTTAGTGTCACTCCCCGCCATCCATACCATCCATACGTTTTCGGCGGGCAAACTCAAGCTTGACCTGATGCCCAAAACAAAGCAGGAAGTCTTTGTCAGTGGAGACCGCGTAACCGAATTTAAAGAATGGCTGGGGAAATAGCTGGCTTACAGAAGTATCTGCCGCTGGCTGTACTTAGCGATTTTATAGAATAGATCTTTTGGATTGAACGGCTTGGTAACGTAATCGACCATACCGACCTTGACGGCCCGGTCCTGGTTGCTGAATGTGGCCGAAGCCGTCAGCGCAATGATCGGTACATCGGGATCCAGCTTACTGATTTCGTAGGCCGCTGTATAGCCATCCATTTCTGGCATCTGAAGATCCATCAGAACCAGGTCAAACTGCCCATCCCGGTATTTGTTGACGCCGATCAGACCATTTTCTGCCGTTTCTACGTCAATCCCCCACATGGTCAGAAACTTCATCGCCACCTTTACATTCACGGGGTAATCCTCAACCAAAAGAACTTTCAGCCCTTTTAAGGTCTTGTTATCGACGGTATCGGGCATTGCCATTGCGGGTACAGCTACACGACTGATTCCCAGATCGAGGGTGAACGAAAAGGTTGCTCCTTTGCCTTCCTCACTTTTTATCTGAATGGCGCTCTCATACAACTCAAGCAGCTTTTTGGTGATTACCAAGCCCAAGCCCGTCCCCCCGAATTTTCGGGTCGTGGCCGAGTTAGCCTGCGTAAACATCGTAAAAATGGCTTCCTGCTTGTCCTTGGCAATGCCTATGCCCGTATCCTGCACCGATATGTAAATAGAAGCCCGTTCTTCGGTGCGGTGCTCCAGAGACAGCTCTATCGTAATCGTACCTTGGTTCGTAAACTTGATAGCATTAGACACTAGGTTGGTTAGTACCTGCCCAATTCGCAGCGAGTCGCCAACCAGCGAATCAGGAATGTCGTCGTCGATCATCAACCGGATTCGGTTACCGTTTTCCTGCGCTTTAGCCTGCTGCGCCCGTTTGATGTTTGAGACAAGTTGCTTCAGATCGAAATTGATTTCCTCAAGTTCAACCTTCCCGGCTTCTATCTTGCTGAAATCCAGAATATCATTGATCAGCGCTTGCAGGTGTTCGATGGAAAACTGGAGAGTTTTTAGATTTTCAGTTAATGCCAGAGGCACTTCCTCCTGCATCATCAGATACGTCATGCCAACGATCCCGTTAAGCGGGGTGCGGATCTCGTGGCTCATCATCGACAGAAAATCCGACTTAGCCTGTGTGGCGTTTTCGGCAACTTCTTTTGCATTCCGCAACTCCGCTTCAATCGTTTTCCGGTGTTCAATCTGCCGCTGCAAAAAACCAACTAAACCGATTAGATTGTTCGGGTCGAAATCCGCCATAGATTCACCCTCCGGAACTTCGATCAGATGAATGGCTTCCATGAGCTTTTCTACCGACTGGCGTCGCTGGCTAACCTCGTCTTTCAACTGCTGATTTATCGCTGAGTATTCGCGTTCATTAAGCAGGGCCGAGTGTTCGAGCAACTCTTTATCCCGGTCAAAATTGAGGTACGAGTCATTGACAGCTTTAATAAACTGCTGAAAACGTTCGTGTTCCAGGCATTCCGGGGTCAAATGACGGTTTATCTGACGGATCAGGATTTTGTGCAGTGAATTAACGTTCATTACCGCTCGGAAAGGATGGTTATGGTCATGGTCTGATTGTGTAATTCGCCAGGACTGTCCGGCCCCGCCGGCGCAATTTCTCCGTACGAATAAAATCCTGTCATTATAGGCTGATGACCGAATATTTCACGGGCCACTTCAACCTCTTCCTCCGTACGTTGCCCCAGGATAAGTTTGCGCCCAACGCAGCTGATAAGCAGGGCCAATTCGGGCGTTTCTCCCAGTTGTTGAAGGGATGCCTGAGCCGCCGTGGCCGACGCTTCGACCAGCCGATCCAGATTGGCGCGCATAAATCGGACGCGGGAACCCTGCGGGATGTCGCCAGCAAACGTCATGCTTTTCGTCGTTTCGTTAATGGACAAAATTGTCCTCACTAGCGGTTGTGAGTCAAGCGTCGTTCGGATCGACAAGGGAAACAACAAAGCCGTTCCGGGCAAGCCATCGGCGTATTTTCCCAGATAGTCTTTGTATAGATCAAGAGCAATGCGGTCGTCTATCTGAAACAATTCGTTGTAGGATGATTTGGTCACTTCACGTTCAGGACCGAACACGTCCCAGCCCCCCACCGATCCATGCCCTATTTTCAACGCCGAACCATACAAGCCGACACCCACAACTTTGCCCGAAACAGGATTTTGATTCAACCCTACCAGTGTTCGTTCAAAACGGTCGCCGTCACCGGCTAACCCACCAATTACGGGAACCAGGCGGTTCAGGCATTGGTTGCTGGCTTCAATTAGATCACTCCCATTGACAACGCCACCGTCCGAGATGAGGACAATAGCGGCCAGATTATCGTCACTCAACGCGCAGGCAATCTGTTCACCAGTCCCGTAGCTTTCTTTGTAATCAGCAATATCTATTTGAACCGCCCGAACGGTTGTCTTCTCAAACTCAATGGCCGTAACAACCAGGGTATCGTCATAAACTTTATCGGCAATTATTTCCCCTGACGTAGAGTTGATGACAATGTGCGCTGTCGGGTAGAGCTGACGCAGGTGTTTGTAATGATCACCCTCTTCCAATAACCTTCGTTCGCCAAAGGCCAAAACAAGCTGCGCCTGTTCGGGCCGAAAATCCGGCGTTCCTGAAATCGTTTCCCAGCTGCCTCCGACAAACCTTGTCTGCCCTATTCTCATCGTGTGTAATGACGTGTGTACATCTCGATACACATTATCTATATAAGTACAATTCTACGTAATTATATAGTTATTTTTACTATATAGTAATACATTATATTTATATATTTATTTTATCGCAATGATATAGCTACTAAAACGTAGGTTTACCAAATTACCAGTCTGGCCAAAAGGTTATGGCAATGTTTAGCGGTAGGATACGACTGCGAACCCGTATCTTTGTCCAATGGATAAACCAGACCAATCTCCCCGGAGACGCGGTGAACGCACCGACGTTAATTTAACCGTTTCAGAACCAGTCGAACTAATGACGTTTCTGATTGCGCAGTTGCCTCACAAGAATAGAAACAACATCAAGTCTTTGCTAAAAAACAAGCAGATTCTTGTTGATGACAAAGTATATACGCAGTTCAATCACCCCCTACGGGCGGGGCAGATCGTTACGGTAGCCGCCAACCGAGCCCCTCAAACGTCTCAGTATCGGGGTCTTACTATCCTATTTGAAGATTCGCACCTGATTGTAATCAACAAACAGGCTGGTTTGCTATCGATGGGTACCGATAAGGAAAGAGACCGCACAGCCTACAGCATCTTAAGCGATTACATTAAGAAAGAGAATCCCAAGAACCGGATTTTTATCATCCACCGGCTCGACCGTGAAACGTCTGGTGTGATGATGTTTGCCAAAAGCGAGAAAGTACAGCGGTTGATGCAGGAATCGTGGAACGCGACGACCAAACAGCGAACCTACGTTGGCCTGGTAGAAGGCATACCCGAACCACCAACCGGTACGGTTGTTTCGTACCTGCGCGAAAGCAAAGCTCTGATCGTTTATTCAAGTCAGAATCCGGATAACGGCCAGTTGGCGGTTACGAATTACAACGTTGTAAAAAGTGCCAACGGCTACGCGCTGCTCAATCTGGAATTAGAAACGGGCCGAAAAAACCAAATCCGCGTTCACATGCAGGACATTGGCCATCCAATCGTGGGCGACGCCAAATATGGGGCCACATCGGACCCAATCGGACGTCTGGGTTTACACGCTGAGGTACTGGCTTTTGAGCACCCCATCAGTGGCCAGCCAATGCGGTTTGATGCCCCTGTGCCGAAGAGTTTTTTAAGCGTTGTAAAGGAACGAGAGGCATAGCCGTGTAGGTAAACCGCTATTCGGTAACGATTGGTTTTTCGTGCGTTGTTCTACCTGAAAGCGAATGCTTCCACCCCTCAATCTCCGGCTTCGGCATTCAAAAATCGGCATTCGGCCAATTTCATTTTCCCACGTAGATTCATCGACGCACCTTTGACCTGTCAATCCCGAATGTCATGAAAAGGTTATTACTATCTATACTCATTATCGGTTCAACGGCTGCGGTTGCCCAGGTGCCAACGAGTGGGACGCCGGCAGCCCGGCCAGACCCGTTTGCTACGCCTGCCAATACGACGCCTTCCAGTACAACCGGTACGCCTTCAAGCCCAGATACATTTACGCTGCCAGCAAGCCCGACGCGGGACGATTTTTCGGCTCCTGCCGATAACCAGCCTAGACCAGGAACGACCGGTTCGGAAGCGGAGCCTATCGCCCGTGGTAACGGCAA contains the following coding sequences:
- a CDS encoding RluA family pseudouridine synthase; translation: MDKPDQSPRRRGERTDVNLTVSEPVELMTFLIAQLPHKNRNNIKSLLKNKQILVDDKVYTQFNHPLRAGQIVTVAANRAPQTSQYRGLTILFEDSHLIVINKQAGLLSMGTDKERDRTAYSILSDYIKKENPKNRIFIIHRLDRETSGVMMFAKSEKVQRLMQESWNATTKQRTYVGLVEGIPEPPTGTVVSYLRESKALIVYSSQNPDNGQLAVTNYNVVKSANGYALLNLELETGRKNQIRVHMQDIGHPIVGDAKYGATSDPIGRLGLHAEVLAFEHPISGQPMRFDAPVPKSFLSVVKEREA
- a CDS encoding LytR/AlgR family response regulator transcription factor → MNVVIIEDENLTAKRLESLLHKYDPTINVLSRLPSVAEAVGWLSQPSHPAIDLVFMDIHLEDDLGFRIFEQANLTTPVVFTTAYDEYMIQAFKVNSIDYLLKPINYDELVAAIEKFKSFKKQFGVTSPPTPDLDTLLSLIGKPREMDYKDRFMITVGNKIRSISTHDIAYFYLEEKIVFLVTKDGLNLPVDYSLDKLTQLLNPRHFFRISRQFLVSLPAIHTIHTFSAGKLKLDLMPKTKQEVFVSGDRVTEFKEWLGK
- a CDS encoding FIST signal transduction protein, which codes for MRIGQTRFVGGSWETISGTPDFRPEQAQLVLAFGERRLLEEGDHYKHLRQLYPTAHIVINSTSGEIIADKVYDDTLVVTAIEFEKTTVRAVQIDIADYKESYGTGEQIACALSDDNLAAIVLISDGGVVNGSDLIEASNQCLNRLVPVIGGLAGDGDRFERTLVGLNQNPVSGKVVGVGLYGSALKIGHGSVGGWDVFGPEREVTKSSYNELFQIDDRIALDLYKDYLGKYADGLPGTALLFPLSIRTTLDSQPLVRTILSINETTKSMTFAGDIPQGSRVRFMRANLDRLVEASATAAQASLQQLGETPELALLISCVGRKLILGQRTEEEVEVAREIFGHQPIMTGFYSYGEIAPAGPDSPGELHNQTMTITILSER
- a CDS encoding ATP-binding protein gives rise to the protein MNVNSLHKILIRQINRHLTPECLEHERFQQFIKAVNDSYLNFDRDKELLEHSALLNEREYSAINQQLKDEVSQRRQSVEKLMEAIHLIEVPEGESMADFDPNNLIGLVGFLQRQIEHRKTIEAELRNAKEVAENATQAKSDFLSMMSHEIRTPLNGIVGMTYLMMQEEVPLALTENLKTLQFSIEHLQALINDILDFSKIEAGKVELEEINFDLKQLVSNIKRAQQAKAQENGNRIRLMIDDDIPDSLVGDSLRIGQVLTNLVSNAIKFTNQGTITIELSLEHRTEERASIYISVQDTGIGIAKDKQEAIFTMFTQANSATTRKFGGTGLGLVITKKLLELYESAIQIKSEEGKGATFSFTLDLGISRVAVPAMAMPDTVDNKTLKGLKVLLVEDYPVNVKVAMKFLTMWGIDVETAENGLIGVNKYRDGQFDLVLMDLQMPEMDGYTAAYEISKLDPDVPIIALTASATFSNQDRAVKVGMVDYVTKPFNPKDLFYKIAKYSQRQILL